A window of the Podospora bellae-mahoneyi strain CBS 112042 chromosome 6, whole genome shotgun sequence genome harbors these coding sequences:
- the ERG28 gene encoding ergosterol biosynthesis protein (EggNog:ENOG503P3HV; BUSCO:EOG092655IF; COG:S), which yields MDQLKAFLPSGEKGILPYYLWFISIVSMGNALQNYVTLHYTRRIYNGRFVPNHALPPATGKHSPEDSTSILKPASGKDAEKAKDQVTPLAARVFGTYTFVAGIIRLYASYQPENYALYQMGILTHVIAAVHFTSEMLIFKTIRFSGPQIFPFLAAYGGTTWMLLQYNNYVV from the exons ATGGACCAACTCAAAGCATTCCTCCCCTCGGGGGAAAAGGGCATCCTCCCCTATTACCTGTGGTTC ATCTCCATCGTGTCCATGGGCAACGCTCTCCAAAACTACGTAACCCTCCACTACACCCGGCGCATCTACAACGGCCGCTTCGTCCCGAACCACGCGCTGCCCCCAGCCACGGGCAAGCACAGTCCCGAGgacagcaccagcatccTCAAGCCCGCCTCCGGCAAGGAcgccgagaaggccaaggaccAGGTAACTCCCCTGGCCGCTCGTGTCTTTGGCACCTACACCTTTGTCGCTGGCATCATCCGGCTCTACGCCAGCTACCAACCCGAGAACTACGCTCTGTACCAGATGGGCATCCTCACCCACGTCATTGCCGCCGTTCACTTCACCTCTGAGATGCTCATCTTCAAGACCATCCGGTTCAGCGGGCCTCaaatcttccccttcctcgctgCCTACGGCGGTACTACTTGGATGTTGCTCCAGTACAACAACTACGTCGTCTAA
- a CDS encoding hypothetical protein (COG:S; EggNog:ENOG503P1I0) translates to MTYHLDKTVTALKASIIPITYDMLITHLVSKSGIRNNIFPQQPMLLGKRNRLAFGTNSKSALTGVMQGNVTKTEKEVGFTLVTISKGASHGVEVGDRFAFYRPDQFTFGLLNPDEERAAEAIILEVTNMTAAARVPTTSNLANIPKVGWFAVLVQRNHRPVIYVDTVNLSDQAATRLQNSWKELPEDLLRPTADLRLHSDPDVVPEVTYPDTFYVKPSEDGTSLLVHNNNTEIMENVPSLDHNDDSIARTLSLIVQHLSPYQRLTNLAAREDSTTPWNPKYEFEIKRIHDVNRSNSPTLPAKVQYGVVFKNTEPRPIRILNQEEEALTQFITIFNLDPTYGITQIFSDEGADSFEVYPREAIDPQLQAASQQLGFQMYDKIIVLISSKATNFPHYSQPDLHAWLHPEDAREDVFFKKITPKGQNNMPSRQATRPEEEEVQNLRSLDEFKVATWDIITTHEDLYPQVETKTANHTQHQPASRVVPVIEPMVEAHA, encoded by the exons ATGACATACCATCTCGACAAAACCGTGACGGCGCTGAAAGCTTCCATCATCCCAATTACCTACGATATGCTCATCACTCACCTTGTATCCAAGTCCGGCATCCGCAACAACATtttccctcaacaacccatGCTTCTCGGAAAGCGCAACCGCCTGGCTTTTGGCACAAATTCCAAGTCGGCTCTTACAGGCGTGATGCAGGGCAACGTCACAAAGACAGAGAAAGAAGTGGGATTCACTCTTGTCACCATCAGCAAGGGTGCTTCTCAtggggtcgaggttggggacCGCTTCGCCTTCTACAGACCGGATCAGTTCACCTTCGGCTTACTCAACCCTGACGAGGAGCGAGCTGCCGAAGCTATCATTCTCGAGGTCACCAACATGACGGCTGCTGCGCGAGTTCCGACCACATCCAACCTTGCCAATATTCCAAAGGTTGGTTGGTTCGCCGTTTTGGTCCAACGCAACCATCGCCCCGTCATCTACGTTGACACAGTCAATCTTTCTGATCAAGCAGCCACTCGTCTCCAAAACTCCTGGAAAGAGCTGCCGGAAGACCTATTGCGCCCCACGGCTGACTTGAGACTACACTCTGATCCGGATGTTGTCCCAGAAGTCACTTATCCTGACACCTTTTACGTCAAGCCCTCTGAGGATGGGACAAGCCTTCTGgtccacaacaacaacacagaGATAATGGAGAATGTCCCCAGCCTCGACCATAACGACGACAGCATCGCCAGAACACTCTCCCTCATCGTTCAACACCTCTCCCCTTACCAGCgtctcaccaacctcgccgcccgTGAAGATTCCACAACTCCGTGGAACCCTAAGTACGAATTCGAGATAAAACGGATCCACGATGTCAACAGGTCCAACAGCCCCACGCTTCCCGCCAAGGTGCAGTACGGGGTCGTCTTCAAAAACACCGAACCCCGCCCTATCCGGATACTaaaccaagaagaggaagcccTCACCCAATTCATTACCATTTTCAACCTTGATCCAACCTACGGCATAACACAGATCTTCTCTGACGAAGGCGCCGACAGCTTCGAAGTCTACCCCAGAGAGGCCATCGACCCCCAA CTCCAAGCCGCCTCCCAACAACTAGGCTTCCAAATGTACGACAAGATTATAGTTCTCATCTCGAGCAAGGCGACAAACTTCCCGCACTACTCGCAGCCAGACCTTCACGCCTGGCTGCATCCGGAGGATGCCCGCGAGGACGTATTCTTCAAGAAGATCACCCCGAAAGGTCAGAACAACATGCCTTCGCGGCAGGCAACGagaccagaagaagaagaggtacAGAACTTGCGATCTCTGGATGAGTTCAAGGTTGCGACGTGGGATATTATCACTACCCATGAGGACTTGTACCCTCAGGTCGAGACCAAAACCGCCAACCAcacccaacatcaaccagccTCTCGTGTTGTCCCTGTCATCGAGCCGATGGTCGAGGCACATGCTTAA
- a CDS encoding hypothetical protein (COG:U; COG:Y; EggNog:ENOG503NU2K; BUSCO:EOG092606UX), whose amino-acid sequence MEPSTPMRPIPGAYINTPAPNTTRRQLFTNNPGNGVPPPMALPPANPVGPGTQALVTGQLPAPPVARADVPLIETAGHVVNSNLLNDESYPDLDSYCRPGASSEYDIHPPDRPWAPFQKTHMYQIPDQIFDFLNGGEVFTKLGLFPELGYAWASIDSSLFLWDYTHPTPELIGYEELTTTITAVALVAPKPGVFVKTITHILVISTTTDVVLVGVAAETNASGAKKVTLYQTKMAVHRGGSDVSYIVGTANGRIFVGGETDTDIHEIVYQQEERWFSSRCSKVNHTHPGWSSVVPLTNLPFGPRPHEHLVGLYVDDTRNLVYSLSDRSTIRTYHMEGPEKLTKVIEKDKTSILRDFAHLAAPSPLFTDRTTIVSLSPITATETSKLHLMALTDTGCRLLLSATSAASYTIGGGSSTLPPQSMQLQFIKFPPREEYQRTRDHRLQPIETVLDKTSQLLETSSMGVRFPPGYFFDVVRDRTAASDRLFISAPDTGRIKLTQPTSALKYFEQGTWIDLGAGNRTIEIGLTTKPFSANSQPLGFGNELAVQFDQAPGEFAILTNTGVHIIRRRRVVDMLATALRSVQGQGDDVLELEVRHFLAQYGRVETCSAALAVACGQGNDSRTGIGRSSDTGLVNLARLVFVEYGGQARVAESDGRMAPQDSVRLSSRHDALVLYFTRLVRTLWKTKVVTIAKDGKEVTSTVDVKKLVQVQEQVDRLENFLETNKGTIQGLSGPPGTLTNRNDEIAAQKEHQAFHGMRQLMKSVTEGISFVTMLFSERVADIYSRLEPADQQRLSQLTYEHLFSQKPGKDLAKVLVKAIVNRNIANGANVDTVADGLRRRCGSFCSPDDVVIFKAQEQLQRASDQVANASAARLLLAESLRLFQDVAGSLSADNLERAVNQYIELKYYAGAVQLCLVVAKEKDRGNTALTWVMDNRPAGDVRERAYNARKSCYILIQQVLDALEGYLSTEPETIDGRQTVAATKRKEAYDVVNNSDDQVFHIDLYEWYISKGWIDRLLAIDSPHVEAYLQQLSEQNYTHADLLCRWYTHRNFFFQAAQVQANIAKSDMAIPIKHRIKLLGLAKANASVNTAGVSRQQQQMLNHEVSEMLEMAHIQDDLLQRLLADGRIDNSRKAEVNDHLNGPILSVNELYNDYIDQAGYYDLSLLIFHLADFQNHRVIEETWSNLIHQVHNETEIKTELWNKRDGNGVPAELRDQIPEAEPPRPWECVAQNVQIIAHRASLDSLVFPVDKVIPMVCGYAIEYNQDLESPNWPMALFQQLHVPHALIVQVLEGMLDAQEIPFVGRKRKNVAGWVVAVVEDWVTSIQMRGGRNSADAGGVGVWVSELLGRVDALLRQFQSAGARTEADKKLRDEAAQLRGELATVKRRVDGLVAAAAQGGMGGSVMGGFGFRGGLA is encoded by the exons ATGGAGCCCTCAACGCCCATGCGCCCCATCCCCGGCGCTTACATTAACACTCCTGCGCCAAACACCACGCGACGACAACTCTTTACCAACAACCCTGGAAATGGTGTGCCACCACCTATGGCACTCCCACCCGCGAACCCAGTTGGCCCCGGCACTCAGGCTCTCGTGACAGGCCAGCTTCCGGCACCACCTGTTGCCCGCGCAGACGTCCCTCTGATCGAAACGGCTGGTCATGTTGTCAACTCAAATCTCCTCAACGATGAGAGCTATCCTGACCTGGACTCATACTGCCGAC CCGGCGCTTCCTCCGAGTATGACATCCATCCGCCGGACAGGCCATGGGCGCCTTTTCAAAAGACCCATATGTACCAAATTCCTGACCAGATCTTCGACTTCCTTAATGGGGGAGAGGTCTTCACGAAACTAGGCCTCTTCCCAGAGCTCGGATATGCCTGGGCCTCCATCGATAGTTCGCTCTTCCTCTGGGACTACACGCATCCCACGCCAGAACTCATCGGGTACGAGGaattgaccaccaccatcaccgccgttGCCCTCGTTGCGCCAAAGCCAGGCGTATTCGTCAAGACCATTACACATATTCTCGTCATCTCCACAACAACCGATGTTGTTCTTGTCGGCGTGGCGGCCGAGACCAACGCGTCGGGAGCCAAGAAGGTCACGCTCTACCAAACCAAGATGGCTGTGCACCGTGGTGGCAGCGATGTCAGTTACATCGTCGGAACCGCCAATGGGCGCATCTTTGTCGGTGGCGAAACGGACACCGACATCCACGAAATTGTTTACCAGCAAGAAGAGAGATGGTTCTCTAGCAGATGCAGCAAAGTCAACCATACCCATCCCGGCTGGTCCTCTGTTGTACCACTGACCAACTTGCCATTTGGCCCCCGGCCACACGAACACCTCGTGGGTCTCTATGTTGACGATACTCGAAACCTTGTCTACTCGCTATCTGACCGGTCGACCATCCGAACCTATCACATGGAAGGCCCCGAAAAGCTCACCAAGGTGATTGAGAAGGACAAGACCAGCATCCTCCGCGACTTTGCCCACTTGGCTGCCCCATCACCTCTCTTCACCGACAGGACTACCATTGTGTCCCTCAGtcccatcaccgccaccgAGACGTCGAAACTCCATCTCATGGCTCTCACCGATACTGGCtgtcgccttcttctcagcgCCACGAGCGCTGCTTCATACACCATCGGCGGCGGGTCAtccacccttcctcctcaaagtATGCAGCTGCAGTTTATCAAGTTCCCTCCCAGGGAGGAGTACCAACGGACTAGGGATCACAGACTCCAACCTATCGAGACGGTACTAGACAAGACATCGCAGCTTCTTGAAACTAGCTCAATGGGTGTGCGCTTCCCTCCAGGTTACTTCTTTGACGTCGTCCGTGACAGGACCGCTGCTTCGGACAGGCTTTTTATCTCGGCTCCCGATACGGGCCGGATCAAGTTGACACAGCCTACCTCGGCGCTGAAATACTTTGAGCAGGGCACGTGGATCGACCTCGGCGCTGGCAACCGAACCATTGAGATCGGTTTGACGACCAAGCCTTTCTCGGCAAACAGTCAACCTCTAGGCTTCGGCAATGAGCTCGCTGTTCAGTTCGACCAGGCTCCCGGGGAGTTTGCGATTCTCACAAACACTGGCGTACACATTATTCGCCGgagaagggtggtggatatgcTTGCGACTGCCCTCAGATCTGTCCAAGGTCAGGGCGACGACGTGCTAGAGCTGGAGGTTCGCCACTTTCTTGCTCAGTACGGGAGAGTGGAAACCTGCTCGGCGGCGCTGGCAGTAGCGTGTGGTCAGGGCAACGACTCGCGGACGGGTATTGGGCGATCCTCGGACACTGGCCTTGTGAACCTTGCCCGCTTGGTATTTGTGGAATACGGTGGCCAAGCCAGAGTGGCGGAGTCAGACGGGCGCATGGCCCCTCAGGATTCTGTTAGGTTATCGTCCCGTCACGATGCGTTGGTGCTGTACTTTACCCGCCTTGTCAGGACACTTTGGAAAACCAAGGTCGTCACGATTGccaaggacggcaaggaggTGACCTCGACCGTAGACGTCAAGAAATTGGTGCAGGTTCAGGAACAGGTCGACCGTCTGGAGAATTTCTTGGAGACCAACAAGGGCACGATCCAAGGCCTCTCTGGCCCTCCCGGTACTCTGACAAACAGAAATGACGAGATTGCTGCGCAAAAGGAACACCAGGCTTTCCACGGCATGCGTCAGCTCATGAAGAGTGTGACGGAGGGCATTTCCTTCGTCACTATGCTTTTTAGCGAGAGAGTTGCGGATATCTATAGTCGGCTCGAACCTGCCGACCAACAAAGGCTCTCTCAGCTTACTTATGAGCACCTGTTCTCCCAGAAGCCCGGAAAAGACCTCGCAAAGGTGTTGGTCAAAGCAATCGTCAACCGCAATATCGCTAATGGCGCCAATGTGGATACGGTCGCTGATGGCCTAAGGAGACGTTGCGGGAGCTTCTGCTCGCCTGACGATGTGGTCATCTTCAAGGCCCAAGAGCAGTTGCAGCGCGCGAGTGACCAGGTTGCTAATGCCAGCGCCGCTCGTCTGCTGCTGGCCGAGAGTTTGAGACTCTTTCAGGACGTCGCTGGCAGTCTTTCTGCCGACAACCTCGAGAGGGCTGTTAACCAGTACATCGAGCTCAAGTACTACGCCGGTGCTGTTCAGCTGTGCTTGGTGGTTGCCAAGGAAAAGGACCGGGGCAACACTGCATTGACATGGGTGATGGACAACAGGCCGGCGGGTGATGTTCGTGAGAGGGCGTACAATGCCCGGAAGAGCTGCTACATCCTGATTCAGCAGGTTCTTGACGCGCTCGAGGGTTACCTCTCCACGGAGCCTGAGACGATTGATGGGCGCCAAACGGTCGCTGCCACCAAGAGGAAAGAGGCCTACGATGTGGTTAACAACTCGGATGATCAAGTGTTTCACATTGACCTGTACGAGTGGTACATTTCCAAGGGCTGGATTGATAGGCTACTTGCCATTGACTCGCCACACGTTGAGGCTTACCTTCAGCAGCTCTCTGAGCAGAATTACACTCACGCTGACCTCCTCTGCCGGTGGTATACTCACCGcaacttcttcttccaaGCGGCCCAAGTCCAAGCCAACATTGCCAAGTCGGACATggccatccccatcaaacaCCGCATCAAGCTGCTTGGTTTGGCCAAGGCGAATGCCAGTGTCAACACTGCTGGCGTGAGCcgtcagcagcaacaaatGTTGAACCATGAGGTGTCTGAAATGCTCGAGATGGCGCACATCCAGGATGATTTGCTGCAGAGATTGCTTGCAGACGGCCGGATAGACAACAGCAGGAAGGCCGAGGTCAATGACCATTTGAACGGGCCGATCCTTAGCGTGAACGAG CTCTACAATGACTACATTGACCAAGCCGGGTACTACGACCTCAGCCTCTTGATCTTCCACCTTGCCGACTTCCAAAACCACCGCGTCATCGAGGAGACGTGGAgcaacctcatccaccagGTCCACAACGAGACGGAGATCAAGACGGAGCTGTGGAACAAGCGCGACGGGAATGGGGTACCTGCCGAGCTGCGGGATCAGATCCCCGAGGCTGAGCCGCCGAGGCCGTGGGAGTGTGTAGCGCAGAACGTGCAGATTATTGCTCACCGCGCCTCGCTGGACAGTCTCGTCTTCCCCGTCGACAAGGTCATCCCGATGGTGTGCGGTTATGCGATTGAGTACAACCAGGATTTGGAGAGCCCCAACTGGCCGATGGCGCTGTTTCAGCAGCTTCATGTCCCGCATGCGCTTATTGTgcaggtgttggaggggatgcTGGATGCGCAGGAGATTCCTTTtgtggggaggaagaggaagaatgtggctggctgggttgttgctgttgtggaggATTGGGTGACTTCGATTCagatgaggggggggaggaattCGGCTGatgctgggggggttggggtttgggttaGTGAGTTGTTGGGACGGGTGGATGCGTTGCTCAGGCAGTTTCAGTCTGCGGGGGCGAGGACGGAGGCGGATAAGAAGTTGAGAGACGAGGCTGCGCagttgaggggggagttggcTACCGTCAAGAGGAGGGTCGATGGACTTGTAGCTGCGGCGGCGcagggggggatgggggggagcgtgatggggggttttggttttAGGGGCGGGCTGGCTTAG
- a CDS encoding hypothetical protein (MEROPS:MER0163432; COG:S; EggNog:ENOG503P1I0), producing MAVAPEKIFAVLIGINNYRGQYNNVKNLYGCVRDVDIIDTLLTTTLRVPAGNVHTLTSPHGSTPETLPTKTNVLALIEEVAGRAVASGPGALLFLHYSGHGMRTKTIYHKPENGGLKSAGAYYEGLCTLGEPLMDVELSNVLDGLNELGLTEAPIGTACIQALVVDMMPWTA from the exons ATGGCCGTCGCACCTGAGAAGATATTTGCCGTGTTGATTGGCATCAACAACTACCGCGGGCAGTACAACAATGTCAAAAATCTATACGGTTGTGTCAGGGATGTAGACATCATCGATACACTCCTCACAACCACCCTCCGCGTTCCAGCCGGCAATGTTCATACCCTCACGTCCCCTCATGGGTCGACACCGGAAACTTTGCCGACCAAAACCAATGTCCTTGCCCTGATTGAGGAGGTCGCCGGAAGAGCGGTTGCGAGCGGCCCTGGTGcccttctcttcctgcaCTACTCTGGCCACGGCATGCGCACCAAAACAATCTACCATAAGCCAGAGAATGGTGGTTTGAAGTCTGCAGGTGCCTACTATGAGGGGTTGTGCACTCTGGGAGAGCCCCTGATGGATGTTGAGCTTTCCAATGTTTTGGATGGGCTGAATGAACTGGGTCTCACG GAGGCGCCGATCGGGACAGCTTGCATTCAGGCTCtggtggtggacatgatGCCTTGGACGGCATGA
- the GAL7 gene encoding galactose-1-phosphate uridyl transferase (EggNog:ENOG503NU1J; COG:H): protein MPDEVLNDISHRRYNPLTGSWLLVSPHRTKRPWQGAQETPSKNTLPSYDPKCYLCPGNKRAQGDSNPPYKNTFAFVNDYSAVKETQQDYHPETNKDDVASLLLQARPVTGRCYVLTFSAKHDATLADMTPEEIVPVINTWTRIYASHLSPSHPLNGQAAYVLSTIPENPDGEVTPPKHQLKNMQIFENKGAAMGCSNPHPHCQIWTTSTLPEEPGKELVNMRKYKSDTGRHLLDDYVKLELEKKERLVWENDSFVVVCPWWALWPFEVLIISKRHVRALVDLDDKERLEFAQAVQEVARRYDNLFETNFPYSSGIHQAPLDCTEEEAETSWFHMHFYPPLLRSATVKKFLVGYELMAEPQRDITPEQAAAKLRDCGGELYRKSLQ, encoded by the exons ATGCCAGACGAAGTGCTCAACGATATCTCCCACCGGCGgtacaaccccctcaccggATCATGGCTGCTGGTCTCCCCTCACCGGACTAAGAGGCCATGGCA AGGAGCACAAgaaaccccctccaagaacaccctcccctcgtACGACCCCAAGTGCTACCTCTGCCCCGGCAACAAACGTGCCCAAGGAgacagcaaccccccctACAAAAACACCTTCGCCTTTGTCAACGACTACTCCGCCGTCAAGGAAACCCAGCAAGACTACCATCCGGAAACCAACAAGGACGATGttgcctccctcctcctccaagcccgtCCCGTCACCGGCAGGTGCTACGTCCTCACTTTCTCCGCCAAACACGACGCCACCCTCGCTGATATGACCCCCGAGGAAATTGTCCCCGTAATTAACACATGGACTCGTATCTAcgcctcccacctctccccctcccatcctctGAATGGCCAAGCCGCCTATGTCCTCTCCACTATTCCAGAGAACCCGGACGGCGAAGTGACCCCCCCAAAGCACCAGCTCAAGAACATGCAAATATTTGAGAACAAAGGCGCTGCCATGGGCTGCTcaaaccctcatcctcactgcCAGATCTGGACTACCAGCACCCTCCCTGAAGAACCAGGGAAGGAGTTGGTTAATATGAGGAAATACAAGTCCGACACAGGCCGGCATCTGCTAGACGATTACGTCAAGCTTGAGctagagaagaaggagagacTAGTCTGGGAAAACGACtcctttgttgttgtctgcCCGTGGTGGGCTCTGTGGCCGTTTGAGGtgctcatcatctccaagcGTCATGTGAGGGCGCTGGTGGATCTGGATGATAAGGAACGGTTGGAGTTTGCGCAGGCGGTGCAAGAGGTCGCGAGGAGGTACGATAATTTGTTTGAGACGAATTTTCCTTACA GTTCTGGCATTCATCAGGCGCCGCTGGATTGcacggaagaggaggcggagacgAGCTGGTTCCACATGCACTTTTACCCTCCGTTGCTGAGGTCGGCCACGGTGAAGAAGTTTTTGGTTGGGTATGAGCTTATGGCTGAGCCGCAGAGGGACATTACGCCGGAACAGGCGGCTGCGAAGTTGAGGGATTGTGGAGGGGAATTGTACCGCAAGTCGCTGCAGTGA
- a CDS encoding hypothetical protein (BUSCO:EOG0926310O; EggNog:ENOG503NV2T; COG:Q) produces MVTKISLAGPPTFFGGSAFLVSKPEPSGPFQPYFRTRHHCIREHRHLGIRTAIRHMASQIAQLLEKALHFWNAVPQPLQYTFAALGALYVLKGALSFVRLLLNSFILSGPNLRKYGKKGTWAVVTGASDGLGKEFASQLASKGFNLVLVSRTQSKLDALAKELRLKWSGLETKVLAMDFSQDNDEDYERLAKLIAGLDVGILINNVGQSHSIPVSFLDTEKTELQNIVTINCLGTLKTTKVVAPILAARKKGLILTMGSFAGTMPTPYLATYSGSKAFLQHWSSSLASELAPHGVDVQFVISYLVTTAMSKVRRTSLLIPGPKQFVKAALGKIGLDSNENFPNTYTPWWSHNVFKWIIDSTVGNTSAFTIWQNRKMHVDIRNRALRKAAREAKKQ; encoded by the exons ATGGTCACAAAAATTTCCCTGGCGGGACCCCCAACATTTTTTGGGGGAAGCGCGTTTCTCGTCTCCAAGCCCGAGCCATCCGGACCCTTTCAACCTTATTTCAGGACAAGACACCACTGCATCCGGGAACATCGCCATCTCGGAATACGCACGGCGATCAGACACATGGCTTCGCAAATCGCCCAGCTCCTGGAGAAGGCTCTCCACTTCTGGAATGCTGTCCCTCAGCCACTCCAGTACACCTTTGCTGCTCTCGGCGCTCTCTACGTTCTGAAGGGCGCTCTCAGCTTCGTCCGCCTCCTCTTGAACTCATTCATTCTCAGCGGTCCCAAC CTTCGCAAGTATGGCAAGAAGGGCACCTGGGCCGTCGTCACCGGTGCGTCTGATGGTCTCGGCAAGGAGTTCGCCTCTCAGCTCGCCTCCAAGGGcttcaacctcgtcctcgtctcccGCACCCAGTCTAAGCTCGATGCTCTCGCCAAGGAGTTGCGTTTGAAGTGGTCCGGTCTCGAGACCAAGGTTCTCGCCATGGATTTCTCCCAGGACAACGATGAGGACTACGAGCGCCTGGCCAAGCTGATTGCTGGTCTTGATGTCGGTATCTTGATCAACAACGTCGGCCAGTCTCACAGCATCCCCGTATCCTTCCTCGATACCGAGAAGACCGAGCTCCAGAACATTGTCACCATCAACTGCCTCGGCACTCTCAAGACCACCAAGGTCGTTGCTCCCATCCTCGCTGCTCGCAAGAAGGGTCTCATTCTCACCATGGGCTCCTTCGCCGGCACCATGCCCACCCCCTACCTCGCCACCTACAGCGGCAGCAAGGCTTTCCTCCAGCACTGGAGCTCTTCTCTCGCCTCGGAGCTTGCCCCTCATGGCGTTGATGTTCAGTTTGTCATCTCTTACCTCGTCACCACTGCCATGAGCAAGGTTCGCCGTAccagcctcctcatccctgGCCCCAAGCAGTTTGTCAAGGCTGCCCTTGGCAAGATTGGTCTCGACAGCAACGAGAACTTTCCCAACACCTATACCCCCTGGTGGAGCCACAACGTGTTTAAGTGGATCATTGACAGCACTGTTGGCAACACCAGCGCTTTCACTATCTGGCAGAACAGGAAGATGCACGTTGACATCCGCAACCGTGCCCTCCGGAAGGCTGCCCgtgaggccaagaagcagtaA